The proteins below are encoded in one region of Salvelinus fontinalis isolate EN_2023a chromosome 10, ASM2944872v1, whole genome shotgun sequence:
- the LOC129863983 gene encoding H/ACA ribonucleoprotein complex subunit DKC1-like, translating into MLPSSQLHSRPKMADVQMNSAKKQKKKEKTIAVDDVGDIQESGDFLIKPESKVASLDTSQWPLLLKNFDKLNIRTAHYTPLPNGSNPLKRNIQDYVRTGFINLDKPANPSSHEVVAWIRRILRVEKTGHSGTLDPKVTGCLIVCVDRATRLVKSQQSAGKEYVGIVRLHNAIENEHTLARGIETLTGALFQRPPLIAAVKRQLRVRTVYESKLIEYDPERRLGIFWVSCEAGTYIRTLCVHLGLLLGVGGQMQELRRVRSGVLGERDNLVTMHDVLDAQWQYDHNKDETYLRRVIYPLEKLLISHKRLVMKDSAVNAICYGAKIMLPGVLRYEDGIEINQDIVVITTKGEAICIATALMTTAVISTCDHGVVAKIKRVIMERDTYPRKWGLGPKASQKKMMIQKGLLDKHGKANGSTPSNWKEGYVDYSASKSKADGNGDAKRKREDSDSDAAAPSAPSTPSAEEKKEKKKKKKEKKQKLEADTEPAAETDGEVGESAKKKKKKKKKEAEAETE; encoded by the exons ATGTTGCCCTCAAGTCAGTTGCACAGCAGACCGAAGATGGCGGACGTACAAA tgAACTCTGCGAAAAAGCAGAAGAAGAAGGAAAAGACCATTGCTGTTGATGACGTTGGG GATATTCAGGAGAGTGGAGATTTCCTCATCAAACCAGAGTCCAAAGTTGCTAGTCTGGACACATCTCAATGGCCTTTGCTGCTGAAA AATTTTGACAAACTCAACATCCGGACGGCTCACTACACGCCCTTGCCAAATGGCTCCAACCCTCTGAAGAGGAACATTCAGGATTATGTTAG GACCGGCTTCATCAACTTGGACAAGCCTGCCAATCCCTCCTCTCATGAGGTGGTGGCCTGGATCCGACGTATCCTGCGAGTGGAGAAGACTGGCCACAGTGGCACCCTGGACCCCAAGGTGACAGGCTGCCTCATTGTGTGTGTGGACAGAGCCACACGACTGGTCAAGTCCCAGCAGAGTGCAG GCAAAGAGTATGTGGGAATTGTTCGGCTGCACAATGCTATTGAGAATGAGCACACACTTGCTAGG GGTATTGAAACCCTTACAGGAGCTTTGTTCCAGCGACCACCACTCATCGCAGCTGTTAAGCGGCAGTTGAGAGTTAGGACCGTTTATGAAAGCAAACTCATTGAGTATGACCCAGAGAGGAGATTGG GTATTTTCTGGGTGAGCTGTGAGGCTGGGACCTACATCAGGACCCTGTGTGTCCACCTGGGGCTCCTCCTGGGTGTTGGTGGTCAGATGCAGGAGCTGAGGAGAGTTCGCTCTGGTGTTCTGGGAGAGAGG GACAATTTGGTGACCATGCACGATGTGCTAGATGCTCAATGGCAGTATGACCACAACAAGGACGAGACGTACCTTCGCAGAGTCATCTACCCACTGGAAAAGCTTCTAATATCTCACAAACGTCTGGTCATGAAAGACAGTGCA GTGAATGCGATATGCTATGGAGCAAAGATCATGCTGCCTGGTGTCCTTCGATATGAAGATGGCATTGAGATCAACCAGGATATTGTAGTTATAACGACCAAAGGAGAGGCTATTTGTATAG CTACTGCCCTCATGACGACTGCAGTAATCTCCACATGTGACCATGGTGTGGTGGCCAAGATCAAGAGAGTCATCATGGAACGAGACACCTATCCCCGCAAGTGGGGCTTAGGCCCAAAG GCTAGCCAGAAGAAGATGATGATCCAGAAGGGTCTGCTGGACAAACATGGCAAAGCCAACGGCAGCACTCCATCAAACTGGAAGGAGGGCTACGTAGATTACAG TGCGTCCAAATCCAAGGCTGACGGAAATGGTGATGCAAAG AGGAAGCGTGAAGACAGTGACAGTGATGCAGCAGCACCCTCGGCTCCTTCCACTCCGTCGGcagaagagaagaaagagaagaagaagaaaaagaaggaaAAGAAGCAGAAACTAGAAGCGGATACGGAgccagcagcagagacagacggagag